GCCGTCGGCCAGGTTTCGGGCCTCGGCGGCCTGGATCTCGGCGGCGCGGCGTTGGTACTCGGCGATCAGCGCCAACTCCTCGGTGCGGTACTCGGCGTTCAGTTGGCCGAGTCGGGTCATCATGCCGATGAACAGGCGGCCGATCCGGGCGATGCCCTCTTCGGTGGCGACGATGGCGACCTTGCGGCCGTCGCGGGGGTGGGGTTCGCGGGTGACGAAGCCCTTGCTCTCCAGCCGGTCGAGGACGTCGCTGATCGAGTTCTTGGCGAGGCCGGTCTGCTCGGCCAGCTCGCTCACCGACGGGTGACCGTGCCGCTGGACGAGTTCGAGGACCTTCTCCTCGGTCGGGCCGAGGCCGACCCGCCGGGACAGGTTCGTGTGGAACAGCACCATCGCCGTGCTGAGCAGGCGGCCAGAGTCGGCCAACGCGCCCAGCGCCTCGGCTCGGGCCGGCTCTTCCTGCGTTGACCCGCTCATCGCACCATGCTAACTTCCAATCGTTCGTTCGGTCGAACGAAACATTTTAACGGGGGCTTGATCATGAGGATTCTCGTCGTCGGCGGGGGGATCGCCGGTTCGACACTTGCCGTCGCGCTGCGGCACGCCGGGCTGGACCCACTGGTGGCGGAGGCCCGCCACAGCCGGGACGCGCTGGGCGGCGCGTTCCTGACGCTGGCGCCCAACGGGGTGAACGCGCTGCGGGCGATCGGGCTCGGCGACGTGCCCAGCGCCGCCGACGGGTTCGAGGTGTCGGGGCTGGACATGCACAACGCCCGGGGCCGGCGCATCGCGGAGCTGGCCGGGGAGCACGACCTCGACCGGTACGGTGCGCGTGGGGTCGTGCTCCGGCGGGCCCGGCTGCACGCCGAACTCACCCGGCGCGCCCAGGCGGCCGGCGCCCGCTACCGTTTCGGCGCGCGCCTGGTCGACCTGCGCCACCACGCGGCCGGGGTCACCGCCGTCTTCGCCGACGACGAGACCGTCGAGGTCGACGCGGTGATCGGCGCCGACGGGATCTGGTCCACGGTACGGCGGCTCACCTGGCCCGACGCGCCCCGACCGAGATACACCGGCATCGTCGACTGCGGCGGCTGGACGACGGTGGACCTGCCCGACACCAGCCGCCAGCAGATGTACTTCGGCCACCGGGCGTTCTTCGGCTACGTGGTGCGGGACTCGCTCGCCTACTGGTTCACCAACGTGCCCCGGCGCGACGAGCCGGAGCGCACCGAGTTCGACAACCTCGACCACCAGGACTGGATGACCAGGATCCGGGAGCTGCACGCCGAGGACCCCGCGCCCGTCCGGGCCGTGCTCGGCGCGGCGAACCGCTCGCTCGGCGCCTGGCCGCTCTACGACCTGCCCG
Above is a window of Verrucosispora sp. NA02020 DNA encoding:
- a CDS encoding MarR family transcriptional regulator, giving the protein MSGSTQEEPARAEALGALADSGRLLSTAMVLFHTNLSRRVGLGPTEEKVLELVQRHGHPSVSELAEQTGLAKNSISDVLDRLESKGFVTREPHPRDGRKVAIVATEEGIARIGRLFIGMMTRLGQLNAEYRTEELALIAEYQRRAAEIQAAEARNLADGTA
- a CDS encoding FAD-dependent monooxygenase, with amino-acid sequence MRILVVGGGIAGSTLAVALRHAGLDPLVAEARHSRDALGGAFLTLAPNGVNALRAIGLGDVPSAADGFEVSGLDMHNARGRRIAELAGEHDLDRYGARGVVLRRARLHAELTRRAQAAGARYRFGARLVDLRHHAAGVTAVFADDETVEVDAVIGADGIWSTVRRLTWPDAPRPRYTGIVDCGGWTTVDLPDTSRQQMYFGHRAFFGYVVRDSLAYWFTNVPRRDEPERTEFDNLDHQDWMTRIRELHAEDPAPVRAVLGAANRSLGAWPLYDLPDLPTWHTSTVCLVGDAAHAVSPSTGQGASLAIEDAVVLARHLGEGHRPETAFAGFVAERKTRAEKIVRFGRQIGDRKASSAAGNLFRDLTLGFFLRMGAKAAREQYAYRVPQRPEFPYGPGATRA